From a single Leishmania infantum JPCM5 genome chromosome 36 genomic region:
- a CDS encoding putative DNAJ domain protein, with product MTQDEAPAASSSGKGNWEALKEQGNQAFKSNAFAEAIQHYSAAIEAHPDEPVLYSNRSAAYLKRGQYQEAAHDAEKAVTMDRTFAKAYSRLHSALCNLGLFDRASEALKAGLTAVSTSPKATPQDVKHLRELLNSAEQASKVVPRGRQLIETGCFAEAGRALAGPYRDFPGSSTLAFLYAEAHAPSSPDEASRVLSPFAYTHSSDPYYLYLRALVLYYRGQEGFSSAQNILRETLQMDPDNTKARILLKRIRAVESHKDAGNVAFKNKNAKVAVDEYTQAVECDPTNARMNATLRSNRAAAKMDLNDYKGALLDCDYAISNGATSAKIYARRSRIQEQLDNFDEAVRDMQQAAEEDNQFVAELRQLKARAKRAKRKDYYKILGLPQHESNQDAIKRAYKKACLQWHPDKWAHASEEEKSHAETQFKEIGEAFGVLSDPKKKRMYDSGQMDNDVEGANMPSGFGGGASQEDIVTVMNMMFGGGGFQAGGFPGAFGGAGNGRRRPRGGPGFF from the coding sequence ATGACACAGGACGAAGCGCCCGCCGCCAGTTCTAGCGGCAAGGGCAACTGGGAGGCCCTGAAGGAGCAGGGCAATCAGGCGTTCAAGTCGAACGCATTCGCGGAGGCGATTCAGCACTATAGCGCCGCCATCGAGGCCCATCCAGATGAACCGGTGCTCTACTCGAACCGCAGTGCGGCATACTTGAAGAGGGGGCAATACCAGGAAGCCGCTCAcgacgcggagaaggcggtgaCAATGGATAGAACATTTGCGAAGGCGTACTCGCGGCTGCACAGCGCCTTGTGTAATCTAGGCTTGTTTGACCGCGCCTcggaggcgctgaaggcggGTCTGACGGCCGTGTCGACGTCGCCAAAGGCCACGCCACAGGACGTGAAGCACCTCAGGGAGTTGTTGAATAGTGCAGAGCAGGCCAGCAAAGTTGTGCCGCGCGGGCGGCAGCTGATAGAGACCGGCTGCTTTGCAGAGGCCGGCCGCGCACTCGCCGGCCCGTATCGCGACTTTCCTGGCTCCTCGACACTGGCGTTTCTCTacgcagaggcgcacgcgccttCGTCGCCGGATGAGGCATCCAGagtcctctcccccttcgctTACACGCACAGCTCCGACCCTTACTACCTCTATCTACGTGCACTGGTGCTATACTACCGCGGCCAGGAAGGCTTCTCCAGCGCGCAGAATATTTTGCGAGAGACGCTACAGATGGACCCCGACAACACCAAAGCGCGTATCTTGCTCAAGCGCATCCGTGCTGTTGAGTCACACAAGGACGCCGGCAACGTCGCCTTCAAGAACAAGAACGCCAAGGTGGCCGTCGATGAGTACACTCAGGCGGTCGAGTGCGACCCGACCAACGCCCGCATGAATGCTACGCTGCGCAGCAACcgggcagcggcgaagaTGGACTTGAACGACTACAAGGGTGCTCTCCTCGACTGCGACTACGCCATCAGCAACGGCGCCACTTCTGCGAAAATCTAcgctcgccgcagccgcattCAAGAGCAGCTGGATAACTTCGATGAGGCGGTGCGGGACAtgcagcaggccgccgaggaggataACCAGTTCGtagcggagctgcgccagctgaaGGCGCGCGCCAAGCGTGCGAAGCGCAAGGACTACTACAAAATACTCGGTCTTCCTCAACACGAGTCTAACCAGGATGCCATCAAGCGGGCTTACAAGAAAGCGTGTTTGCAGTGGCACCCAGACAAGTGGGCGCACGCaagcgaagaagagaagTCGCATGCGGAGACGCAGTTCAAGGAGATCGGTGAGGCCTTTGGCGTCCTGTCTGACccaaagaagaagcgcatgTACGACTCAGGTCAGATGGACAATGACGTGGAGGGGGCCAACATGCCAAGCGGCtttggcggcggtgcgagcCAGGAGGATATTGTCACTGTGATGAACATGATGtttggcggcggtggcttcCAGGCGGGCGGCTTCCCAGGTGCCTTTGGAGGCGCAGGCAAtggtcgccgtcgcccccGCGGCGGTCCGGGCTTCTTTTGA